One segment of Haliotis asinina isolate JCU_RB_2024 chromosome 12, JCU_Hal_asi_v2, whole genome shotgun sequence DNA contains the following:
- the LOC137257975 gene encoding thyrotropin-releasing hormone receptor-like: MLCPNLSADNAGNTTSNTKSAEELQAVAIKYYFMNIGIPVVCSFGIVGNILNLLVLTKEKRQRTLTKMELSAHMGLIALAFSDFMFCLLALLFVMLPLKGVYILGDAVVYYDWLGGGFITMFIVTSTWLIVVMAGERYMAVCHPFKARNLISLRRTRISITAIFVGCAFCTIPIFMQTHIQEFQCADNVTYLQVIERSMFTREVIAARRLLWSVLFDFIPCAALIYFNICLIWKIHHAKRMRRNMAPMQCHEQSSLYNSNKNGTLSTSVSFKRSPGQISYKPSCSVELESQSYNSSPHQTKMARHISRKRSTDSALNSVTATLVAVVIMFLILVSPSELLKFVLNYTTDSHQHKVKIVNAITNFMQALNFSTNFVLYCVINKSFRETLTSIFCTVNCKKMLHSRDEHLILERSG, encoded by the coding sequence atgttgtgtcCAAATCTGAGTGCCGACAATGCTGGGAACACTACCTCCAACACCAAGAGTGCAGAGGAGCTGCAAGCAGTGGCCATCAAGTACTATTTCATGAACATTGGCATCCCTGTCGTCTGTTCATTCGGAATTGTTGGCAACATCTTAAACCTGCTTGTGTTAACAAAAGAAAAACGTCAACGTACACTGACAAAGATGGAGTTATCTGCCCATATGGGCCTCATTGCACTTGCCTTTTctgattttatgttttgtctgcTGGCTCTGTTGTTTGTGATGCTGCCACTGAAAGGAGTTTACATCCTCGGTGATGCCGTGGTCTACTATGACTGGTTAGGTGGTGGTTTCATCACCATGTTTATCGTAACCAGCACTTGGTTGATTGTTGTGATGGCTGGTGAACGTTACATGGCCGTCTGTCATCCTTTCAAAGCAAGGAATCTTATCTCCCTTCGTCGCACTCGTATAAGTATCACTGCCATATTTGTAGGCTGTGCCTTCTgcaccattcccattttcatgcaaacTCACATTCAAGAATTTCAGTGTGCTGACAACGTAACTTACCTCCAAGTCATAGAACGAAGCATGTTCACACGTGAAGTTATAGCAGCCAGACGTTTGTTGTGGTCGGTGCTGTTTGACTTCATTCCTTGTGCTGCTCTGATCTATTTCAACATATGTTtgatatggaagatccaccatgCCAAGAGAATGAGGAGGAACATGGCTCCGATGCAGTGCCACGAGCAGAGCAGTCTATACAACTCAAACAAAAACGGAACACTTTCAACGTCAGTAAGTTTCAAAAGGAGTCCGGGACAAATATCATACAAGCCATCTTGTTCCGTTGAGTTGGAATCTCAGAGCTACAACTCCAGCCCTCATCAAACCAAAATGGCACGGCATATTTCACGGAAACGATCAACTGATAGTGCATTGAACAGTGTCACAGCAACTCTTGTTGCCGTAGTGATAATGTTCCTCATTCTTGTGTCTCCAAGTGAATTGCTCAAGTTTGTGTTGAACTACACCACTGACTCACATCAGCATAAAGTGAAGATCGTGAATGCCATCACTAATTTTATGCAGGCTTTGAATTTTTCCACAAACTTTGTCTTATACTGCGTAATTAACAAGTCATTCCGCGAAACCCTAACATCAATATTCTGTACAGTAAACTGCAAGAAGATGCTCCATAGTCGAGATGAACACCTGATCCTGGAGAGATCGGGATGA